The following are encoded together in the Raphanus sativus cultivar WK10039 unplaced genomic scaffold, ASM80110v3 Scaffold2095, whole genome shotgun sequence genome:
- the LOC130505210 gene encoding uncharacterized protein LOC130505210 — translation MNELWCEMMAAAEARAVWQRTANRYFVQEDSKRAPKLTTSSHSSSSSTKQVQEDPVSSPPPVVRPQNQPSSPGFMPLNIPLLLGHHIQEDLLLGWTVGWM, via the exons ATGAATG AGTTATGGTGTGAAATGATGGCAGCAGCAGAAGCAAGAGCAGTGTGGCAAAGAACAGCCAACCGTTACTTTGTCCAAGAAGACTCTAAAAGAGCTCCCAAGCTAACAACCTCTTCCcactcttcttcatcatcaacgaaacaggttcaagaagatcctgtctcttctcctcctcctgtTGTTCGTCCACAGAACCAACCATCTTCTCCAGGTTTCATGCCTCTGAATATTCCTCTTCTGTTGGGTCATCACATTCAAGAAGATTTGCTCCTGGGATGGACTGTTGGATGGATGTAG